A single region of the Rhizophagus irregularis chromosome 27, complete sequence genome encodes:
- a CDS encoding 6-phosphogluconate dehydrogenase decarboxylating: protein MIRLVMFSNFGTKTAISSFNFGVSVTLIGEVVYSRTLSSLKDKCVCASKILPESKNKKFEGDKDLFVKQLGQALSYASKLISYAQGFMLMHEATKDHNWDLNII, encoded by the exons ATGATAAGATTGGTGATGTTTTCAAATTTTGGAACAAAG ACTGCCATATCATCATTTAACTTTGGAGTTTCAGTTACATTGATTGGTGAAGTTGTTTACTCTCGTACACTTTCATCTTTAAAAGATAAATGTGTTTGTGCAAGCAAAATCTTGCcagaatcaaaaaataagaaatttgaaGGAGATAAAGACTTGTTTGTTAAACAATTGGGTCAAGCTTTATCCTATGCTTCAAAATTGATTTCCTATGCTCAAGGTTTTATGTTAATGCATGAAGCTACTAAGGATCATAATTGggatttgaatattatataa